The Victivallis sp. Marseille-Q1083 DNA window CGTTAAGCGGTCGCAGTCCTGTTTGCGTTTTCCCCCCGCCGGAGCCAACCTCCTCTTTTACTCCGAGGAGTGGAGGCACTCCGTTGCCAGGCGAGAGTTTGGCCGATGGATCCCGAAACAAAGCAATGGCTCCATTCCTCAGACTGCTTCCGAATAAGTACCAAAAAAAAACTTGTGTATGGCACCGGAATACGGATTTTTTAATATGGACAAAACCATAACTTATGACTATATTGGTTACAGGATCAGAAAAGGGTGGTTCCGATGATCAAAATTTCAACCCGCTTTTCGGTCGGCGTGTACATTCTGACGTTGCTGCTGGTCATCTGCAAGGATTACCAGTGTATTTCCGAATTTATCGCCGGAAGCGTCAACTCCAGTCCGGTGGAGATCCGCCGCCTGATCGGCCGGTTGAAAAAAACGGGCTGGTCAGAGTATCCGCTGGCGTGACCGGTATGGTGCTGGCGAAAAATCCGGAGAAAATCACGCTGCTGGACATCTATCGGGCGATGGGAGCGTCTGATCGCGACCGACTGCCGTTTGAATCAGCGGATCGTTTTGTAATTCATGATGATCGTAGAGGTTCTCCGTTGCCGGCAACCAGCGCAAAAACTCTTTTACGAAGCATGTCCAGAAAAGAGTGTTTCACTTTGCCGGACTGTCGAATATCAAAAGAAGTCAATAATTTTCCGGCTCGGCGCGTTAAGCCGAGTTTGCAATCAAATTTCTTGACAAAGAGCAAATCTCCGTCATTGCTGATAGCTCCGTCACTGAAATTGAATTCTATTTTTCTGCTTTTCGGACCTTGAAAATTACAACTTGGAACACTACAGTTTGTCATAAGCAGACCTTTTTTGTTTACTGTGACGTAAGATTTTACAATATAATGCCTTACTTGAGGTTCTACCTCTTTGTTTGAGGAATTTTATACAATATTCAGCTTAAAGTCAAAGCTTCAGTATTATTAGGAAAACTTGAGAGGCCAAGAGGCAATGGCAATATGGTTTTCTACTCCGGAGATTTTGAAGCCACAGTTAATGCCGGAGTCGCTGCAGAATTAGGAATTCGGTTAGCGCTTGAAGCAGATGGTGAGATTATGGCGATGCTGGAAATATTATGATTAATAAAGTTATTTGTTTTATCCTTTGCGGAAGTATTATTTTGGGGGGAGGAGGTAGTCTGGCTAATGCCGATAACGGAGATATTCCGCAATCGAAAGAGAAAATTTTGAATTCTGACGAGCTGTCGGCTAACGAGAAGTCAGAAGGAGAAAATGAAAAAATAGCATCGCTATGGCAACAGGCAAGAAAAAATCAAAAAGAACGCTATTGGTGGTCAGTAATTGACGAAGAAACAAAAAGAGAAGAACTTATTGCCAAGG harbors:
- a CDS encoding transposase, encoding MTNCSVPSCNFQGPKSRKIEFNFSDGAISNDGDLLFVKKFDCKLGLTRRAGKLLTSFDIRQSGKVKHSFLDMLRKRVFALVAGNGEPLRSS
- a CDS encoding Rrf2 family transcriptional regulator; the protein is MIKISTRFSVGVYILTLLLVICKDYQCISEFIAGSVNSSPVEIRRLIGRLKKTGWSEYPLA